In one window of Candidatus Scalindua sp. DNA:
- a CDS encoding cupin domain-containing protein: protein MNIIKLKEKVKFNRQFSPQIMYISPSLKVPLICLEAGQEIPPHPSGAGIFCVLEGKGVMVVGEKEVSLSPGQVVVAPEGSKRGIKAIENLVALAFHLSS, encoded by the coding sequence TTGAACATTATCAAGTTGAAAGAGAAGGTTAAGTTTAACAGGCAATTTAGTCCTCAGATAATGTATATTTCTCCTTCATTAAAGGTGCCGCTTATCTGCCTTGAAGCCGGGCAGGAGATACCCCCGCATCCAAGTGGCGCAGGTATTTTTTGTGTTTTGGAAGGAAAAGGTGTCATGGTTGTTGGAGAGAAAGAAGTAAGTCTCTCCCCGGGGCAAGTCGTGGTAGCGCCAGAGGGTTCCAAGAGAGGAATCAAGGCTATCGAGAACCTTGTAGCATTAGCCTTTCATTTAAGCTCTTAA
- a CDS encoding DUF2249 domain-containing protein: MSESKTVTLDVRDIQPRDRHPKIFNTFDSLQAGEMMVLINDHDPKPLKYQLDAERTGQFDWEYKLSGPEEWKVEIIKK; the protein is encoded by the coding sequence ATGTCTGAAAGTAAAACGGTTACCCTGGATGTTCGAGATATCCAGCCGCGTGACAGACACCCAAAAATATTTAATACCTTTGATTCTTTGCAGGCGGGAGAAATGATGGTATTAATCAATGATCATGATCCGAAACCCCTTAAATATCAACTTGATGCAGAGAGAACAGGCCAGTTCGATTGGGAATATAAACTTTCAGGTCCGGAAGAATGGAAGGTAGAGATTATAAAAAAATAA